Genomic window (Sulfurovum sp. NBC37-1):
ACGCATTCAAAAAGGCAAAACCGGTATTCAACCACTATGACAGAATGCTACAGGCGTTGAAAAGATACAAAGAGATCGCTGAAAACGGCGGTTGGAAAAAATTGCCTGAATTTAAAAACCTCAAACCCGGAATGAGTTCTTCTGTTGTGCCTGCTTTAAGAGAGAGACTGGCCATAGAGGGTGACTATGTCTGTGACAGCAATGAAACAGGCAATCGTTACAGAGGATGCCTGGTAGATGCGGTAAAGAAATTTCAGGCAAGACACGGTCTTGAAGCAGCAGGATTCATAGGAAAAATGACACGTAAAGCTTTGAATGTCAGCGCTGAAGAGAAGGTAAAAAAACTGAAGCTCAACCTTGACCGGATCAAGTGGATCAAACGTGACAATGAGAGGTATCATATCTATGTGAATATTCCTTCATTCCATATGTATATGTATGACGACAAAGAGATGATTCGCACCATGAGGGTCATTACGGGAAGAAAAGGGCATGAGACACCAATCTTTTACGGACGGGTCAGAACCATTGTACTGAACCCATACTGGCGTATACCGCCAAGTATCATCAGGCATGAGACTATTCCCAAACTGCAAAAAGATCCGGGCTATACCAATAAGAAGAACATTGAGATCCATACCGGATATTCTGAACACTCTCCAAAGGTCAACCCGTACAAAGTGAACTGGCACAAGTACGGAAGAAAATTGCCTCCATACAGATTTATGCAGTCTCCGGGTGAAAAAAATGCTTTGGGAAAGGTGAAATACCTTTTCCCGAACAAGTACTCTGTTTATATGCATGATACCAATCAGCGCTATCTGTTTGTAAAAGATTACAGAGCATTGAGCCACGGTTGTGTCAGACTGCAAAAACCCTTTGAATTACTTGAAACCTTTGCAGAGATAGAGCCGAAGATAGATTATGAAAGATCTAAAGAGATCCTGGATGAAAATAAAAAAACGCCGTACAGATTGTCAAAGTCGATTCCAGTCGATATTGTTTACTTGACCGCTTTGGTCTCAAAAGAGGGTACTGTGATGTTCTATGATGATGTCTACGGCTATGACAGGATGCAGATGGCTATGCGTAGGCAGGGACCCAAGAAGGACTGAGTGGGAATTAAGTCCAAGTAGGGTAAAATCGCGGCAGTATTAGTAAAGAAAAAGATAAAAAATAGGGTAAAAGATGTTCGATACGTTAACCGACAGTTTTAAAAATGCCATTGGAAAGATCCGTTTTCACGATGATGAAAAGGCACTGAAAAAAGCCACTGCAGAGCTTAAAAAATCACTTTTGAAAGCAGATGTACATCACAAAGTGGTCAAAGATCTCATCTCCAGCGTTGAGTTGGAGACGAAAAAGAACGGTGTTGGGAAAGACAATTTTCTCAAAGCGCTTCAGGACAAACTGACAGATATACTGACCATAGAAGGTGCACCGAAAGGTTTTACTTTCGCTTCCAAACCACCGACCGTTGTATTGATGATCGGTCTTCAGGGATCGGGTAAAACAACCACGACAGGTAAATTGGCTTATTTTCTCAAAGAGCAGAAAAAGAAAAAAGTGTTGGTGGTTGCAGCGGACCTTCAGAGGCTTGCGGCTGTAGAACAGCTCAGGCAGATCACCTCGCAGATCGATGTGGATCTGGTAGCCGATGAGAATGCTACACCGACAGAGATCGTTAAAAGAGCTTTGAAGAAAGCGGAAGATGAACTGTATGATGTCGTACTCATAGATACGGCCGGCCGTCTGGCTATCGATGATGAGTTGATGGATGAGCTTGCCGAGGTGAAAAAAGTCGCCAATCCGGACGAACTCTTCTATGTGGCGGATGCCATGACGGGGCAGGATGCTGTCAGAACGGCACAGACCTTTAAAGATAAGATCGGTATTACCGGTGTGATCCTCACCAAGTTCGACGGTGACTCCAAAGGGGGCGTGGCACTGGGGCTCACACAGCAGGTAGGTGTACCGCTCCGCTTTATCGGTGCAGGTGAGAAGATGCCTGACCTCGAGCAGTTCATCCCTGACCGTATCGTCAGCCGTCTGATGGGTGCAGGAGATGTAGAGTCTCTTGCGGAGAAAGCCGCCGCTGCGATCGACCCAAAAGAAGCCAAACGTATGACGCAGAAGATCAAGAAAGGTCAGTTTAACTTTAATGACTTCCTTGATCAGATGGAGCAGATGAAAAAGCTGGGAAGTATGAAGTCCATTATGGGAATGATTCCGGGTATGGGTAACATGGCTAAGCAGATCGGAGACATGGACCTTGAGAATTCAGATGAGATCAAAATGATCAAAGCGATGGTCTCCTCCATGACGCCAAAAGAGAGAGAAAATCCGGACCTTCTCAACAATACACGTAAAAGACGTTTGGCAGCAGGTTCCGGTCTAAGTCAAATGCAGGTCAACCGCCAACTCAAGCAGTTCAAGTCTGCTGCTAAAATGGCAAAGAAGATGTCAGGTAAGGGCGGTATGAAGCAGATGCAGGATATGATGAAGCAGATGCAGGGCGGTGGCGGCTTCCCGGGAATGACACGTTAAACACCGGGATAAGACCAGTTTAATAAAAACTTTATAATCATTATGGTAAAATCGCGTTCCAAAAGAATTTACAAAGTTTTGATGAGTACTTTACGTCATTAAAAAGTAGTTGTCAGAACTTGTTACAAAAATGTATGACTTTTCCTCGAGACATGCATAAGCAAAAGAAAAAACATTAAGGATATAACATGACAATGATCAGAATGACAAGAATGGGTAGAAAAAAGAAGCCATTTTACAGAATCGTAGTAACAGACAGTAGAAAAAGAAGAGACGGTGGCTGGATCGAAGCGATCGGTCACTACAACCCGGTCTCTGAGAACAAAGAGCTTACGCTTGATGAAGAGAGATTGAACTACTGGCTTTCTGTCGGTGCACAAATGAGCCCGACTGTAAAAAGACTTGCAGGTAAAAAATAGTCTAAATGGTAAGAGACTTTCTTCTTGCCTATACTAAAC
Coding sequences:
- a CDS encoding L,D-transpeptidase family protein is translated as MVSKQMMTIKVMLMALMMGFISLSAADLEGYAEVERQDQEAFNKEMSVEIKKQLKDASKYVNYLYKVIDYQPVWVDKDYLSYHTEMLISELKDDFKKGLHKDLVAQYKALMPNENHAFASDSIEDRAKVEIGIMKLYAKRIDDILKNKKSKYDAVTLLKKAVAEKSIMSAIDEIADERIIDTTFQRDLNLTVSEAKQAKYRALAARLIGKDKDDRLKAMYELLNYQPIWITEKGLTDYSKTLFSEIESDITLEKNSTIYKEYEAIKNAEVPTQKKEIAAMEFKIGKLYQKFMAHKLYGDIDWKKFQHTIRTTMRHGVWTVHPILETPEGLLIESMKHKSLEYAFKKAKPVFNHYDRMLQALKRYKEIAENGGWKKLPEFKNLKPGMSSSVVPALRERLAIEGDYVCDSNETGNRYRGCLVDAVKKFQARHGLEAAGFIGKMTRKALNVSAEEKVKKLKLNLDRIKWIKRDNERYHIYVNIPSFHMYMYDDKEMIRTMRVITGRKGHETPIFYGRVRTIVLNPYWRIPPSIIRHETIPKLQKDPGYTNKKNIEIHTGYSEHSPKVNPYKVNWHKYGRKLPPYRFMQSPGEKNALGKVKYLFPNKYSVYMHDTNQRYLFVKDYRALSHGCVRLQKPFELLETFAEIEPKIDYERSKEILDENKKTPYRLSKSIPVDIVYLTALVSKEGTVMFYDDVYGYDRMQMAMRRQGPKKD
- the rpsP gene encoding 30S ribosomal protein S16 — its product is MTMIRMTRMGRKKKPFYRIVVTDSRKRRDGGWIEAIGHYNPVSENKELTLDEERLNYWLSVGAQMSPTVKRLAGKK
- the ffh gene encoding signal recognition particle protein, which produces MFDTLTDSFKNAIGKIRFHDDEKALKKATAELKKSLLKADVHHKVVKDLISSVELETKKNGVGKDNFLKALQDKLTDILTIEGAPKGFTFASKPPTVVLMIGLQGSGKTTTTGKLAYFLKEQKKKKVLVVAADLQRLAAVEQLRQITSQIDVDLVADENATPTEIVKRALKKAEDELYDVVLIDTAGRLAIDDELMDELAEVKKVANPDELFYVADAMTGQDAVRTAQTFKDKIGITGVILTKFDGDSKGGVALGLTQQVGVPLRFIGAGEKMPDLEQFIPDRIVSRLMGAGDVESLAEKAAAAIDPKEAKRMTQKIKKGQFNFNDFLDQMEQMKKLGSMKSIMGMIPGMGNMAKQIGDMDLENSDEIKMIKAMVSSMTPKERENPDLLNNTRKRRLAAGSGLSQMQVNRQLKQFKSAAKMAKKMSGKGGMKQMQDMMKQMQGGGGFPGMTR